ATCATTTGTTCCACATTTAAACTTTCAGGAAAAGAGTCCCCTCGATGGACTCGTCAGCGGTTTTCTTCTCGCTGAGTTACAAAATTCAGGCAAGATGGTACCATTGAGCCCAGATTCTGCGAGACGTCTTTTGCCAAAAGTTAATGAACATTTGACTTCCTTGAATAGCGGCGGCTCGGAAATCACCCATGCGATGAGGCGCATGTTTTCTTTAGGAAAGGGTGGAGGACGCTTTTCTCTGGGTTCGCTCAGGATGGGAGAGGCCTTTTCTAAAAGTTCGGAGCTTGCCCAATTGATGGCAGGAGTCCTCATCAACCCATCCCAGGGACCTCAGGCATCACCAGAAGTTCAATTTCTCGAATTGATGGGCAGTTTCTTTCGATCACGGATCGTAAAGTCAGCTGTCTTGTCCCTCAATCTACCACAGTCAGTGGATACCCATGATGCGACTTCCGTCAAAGATTCAGTCACTCTCGCAAAATCTCTAACGCAAAAATTGAAAACAATTATCAAAGGACTTATCGAAACGGAGTTTCGCGATGGACAATCGATGATGGACGTCACAACATTTGTTATCGGTTCAGAATTTGGCCGCTCGATGAGACAGGAAGGTGTCGCCTTGGAAGCGTCTGGGACGGACCACAACCCTTTGAATAGCAGTTTAATCATAGGAGGCAAGGGCGTACGTCATGGATGGGTTGTTGGCGGAAGCGATTTTATCGCCTCCGATGAAGTTCTATCGGGAGCTCATCTGCAACTCGATCCAAGCAGAATCCGCACAATGGGTCATCCACTGGACTTTTCCACTCTTCGCAAGCGCGAAGACAAGCCGTCCAGTTACAAAGAGGAAGACTACCTAGGCATTGCCTCCGTGGTAAATACCATATATCGCATTTTTAATTTTCCTCAGGAGCGCTATCGGAGCTTGGGACGTAATCTCCCTACCGCTCCCACTCTTCTCCCAATCATTTCTTGAGTTCAAATAATTTTCATTTTGTGAAAATGGGAAAAATAAGCTGAACGCAAGTG
This region of Bdellovibrionales bacterium genomic DNA includes:
- a CDS encoding DUF1501 domain-containing protein, which translates into the protein MEPITRRRVLTGAIHGLGAYCLSGGMTWKSALAERKNPPLALKPQDSEDHFFLQVMIPGGFDPLYMFDSRPMELSQSGLQVNHNSEDLQIWQGRNGVSTLATSTTRDLKAYQDYFSVINGVLMATNFDGHDQNMNFFLTGNAFGGESFVPHLNFQEKSPLDGLVSGFLLAELQNSGKMVPLSPDSARRLLPKVNEHLTSLNSGGSEITHAMRRMFSLGKGGGRFSLGSLRMGEAFSKSSELAQLMAGVLINPSQGPQASPEVQFLELMGSFFRSRIVKSAVLSLNLPQSVDTHDATSVKDSVTLAKSLTQKLKTIIKGLIETEFRDGQSMMDVTTFVIGSEFGRSMRQEGVALEASGTDHNPLNSSLIIGGKGVRHGWVVGGSDFIASDEVLSGAHLQLDPSRIRTMGHPLDFSTLRKREDKPSSYKEEDYLGIASVVNTIYRIFNFPQERYRSLGRNLPTAPTLLPIIS